One part of the Streptomyces lienomycini genome encodes these proteins:
- a CDS encoding M56 family metallopeptidase yields MGVFVFLPLVLPLTAWPIARLAEHHLHPRTATRMLTALAVAMALCSTVCLALVMVVGTAQLPGNPLPDGWSDPEVRAAVPYDEVAGKTAIPALGAVLLACGRVLWRHGRVRRRSHRALVGLPDTAVAVLPDDVPYAYALPGGRRDRVVVTTALLGCLESAERRALFAHERAHLAHRHHRFLLAVQLASRANPFLRPLRTTVTYAAERWADEEAARTVKSRRVVAQAIGKAALVSRGVPVPTLAGMAAPGPVPRRVAALLGPAPVTRGWSSVSTSVGWAAWAAAAGTAVSATASANSAVTMYFILNSATPL; encoded by the coding sequence ATGGGTGTCTTCGTCTTCCTCCCCCTGGTCCTGCCTCTGACGGCATGGCCGATCGCCCGCCTCGCCGAACACCATCTGCACCCGCGGACCGCGACCAGGATGCTCACCGCTCTGGCCGTCGCGATGGCGCTGTGCAGCACGGTGTGCCTGGCGCTGGTCATGGTGGTCGGCACGGCGCAGCTGCCGGGCAACCCGCTGCCCGACGGCTGGTCCGATCCGGAGGTGCGGGCGGCGGTGCCGTACGACGAGGTGGCCGGCAAGACGGCGATTCCCGCGCTGGGCGCGGTGCTGCTGGCCTGCGGCCGGGTGCTGTGGCGGCACGGCCGGGTACGCCGCCGCTCCCACCGCGCGCTGGTCGGACTGCCGGACACGGCGGTGGCCGTCCTGCCGGACGACGTCCCCTACGCGTACGCCCTCCCCGGTGGGCGACGTGACCGGGTCGTGGTGACCACCGCCCTGCTGGGCTGCCTGGAGTCGGCGGAGCGCCGGGCGCTGTTCGCCCACGAGCGGGCGCACCTCGCCCACCGTCATCATCGGTTCCTGCTGGCCGTACAGCTCGCCTCGCGCGCCAACCCGTTCCTGCGGCCGCTGCGCACCACCGTGACGTACGCCGCGGAGCGGTGGGCGGACGAGGAGGCGGCCCGGACGGTGAAGAGCCGCCGGGTCGTGGCGCAGGCGATCGGGAAGGCCGCGCTGGTGTCACGCGGAGTTCCGGTGCCGACGCTGGCCGGCATGGCGGCGCCGGGCCCGGTGCCTCGCCGGGTGGCCGCGTTGCTCGGCCCCGCCCCGGTGACGCGCGGTTGGTCGTCGGTGTCGACTTCGGTGGGCTGGGCGGCGTGGGCCGCCGCGGCGGGGACCGCCGTGTCGGCGACGGCTTCGGCGAACTCCGCCGTGACCATGTACTTCATCCTGAACTCCGCGACACCCCTCTGA
- a CDS encoding LCP family protein, which yields MSGNGKRRASLGGPARLTRRGRILLWCAGVCSVLVLGAAGAGAWVYHDLDDNIHAADVDNKLGGERPEKVSPGSKNILVVGSDSRDGDNAQYGKGLTTMQSDTLMVLHIPANREWATVVSFPRDSWVEISACDKGNGVTSTPHHAKINEAFATGGTSGEVAGAAACTIKTVEASTGLRIDHFMSVDFQGFKGMVNALDGIEVCPEDAIHDEKAHLDLEAGCQTVKDEEALGYVRARYSIGDGSDVGRIGRQQEFMEALAAKAQSKLTSPGALYGFLQSATKSLTTDQDLAGIKPLSGLASELKGIPSDRLTFLTVPNYPREADVASDKANVVWQYPQAAEVFTALAEDREIDKERVEADAKDPLHASAVRVRVLNGTGVSGRAAAVAEKLREAGFTVVGTGNAPKSGSSTVTHPPGLERQADVLASRASGVRAEQDAEAASGMVTFVVGTDLDPARIR from the coding sequence GTGAGTGGCAACGGAAAACGGCGGGCTTCGTTGGGCGGGCCGGCCAGGCTGACCAGGCGGGGCAGGATCCTGCTGTGGTGTGCCGGGGTGTGCTCCGTGCTGGTCCTGGGCGCCGCCGGGGCCGGTGCGTGGGTCTACCACGACCTGGACGACAACATCCACGCCGCCGACGTCGACAACAAGCTCGGGGGCGAGCGACCCGAGAAGGTCAGCCCCGGTTCGAAGAACATCCTGGTCGTGGGCTCGGACAGCCGGGACGGCGACAACGCCCAGTACGGCAAGGGCCTGACCACCATGCAGTCCGACACGCTGATGGTGCTGCACATACCCGCGAACCGGGAGTGGGCCACGGTCGTGTCGTTCCCGCGCGATTCCTGGGTGGAGATATCCGCCTGCGACAAGGGGAACGGCGTGACCTCCACACCGCACCACGCCAAGATCAACGAGGCGTTCGCGACCGGCGGCACCAGCGGCGAGGTGGCCGGTGCCGCCGCCTGCACCATCAAGACGGTGGAAGCCAGCACCGGACTGCGCATCGACCACTTCATGTCCGTCGACTTCCAGGGCTTCAAGGGCATGGTCAACGCACTCGACGGCATAGAGGTCTGCCCCGAGGACGCCATCCATGACGAGAAGGCCCACCTGGACCTGGAGGCCGGCTGCCAGACCGTCAAGGACGAGGAGGCGCTCGGGTACGTACGCGCCCGCTACAGCATCGGGGACGGTTCGGACGTCGGACGGATCGGCAGGCAGCAGGAGTTCATGGAGGCACTGGCCGCCAAGGCCCAGTCCAAGCTGACCAGCCCCGGCGCCCTCTACGGCTTCTTGCAGTCGGCCACCAAGTCGCTGACCACGGACCAGGACCTGGCCGGCATCAAACCGCTCTCCGGCCTCGCGTCCGAGCTCAAGGGCATTCCGAGCGACCGGCTCACCTTCCTCACGGTGCCGAACTACCCGCGCGAGGCCGACGTGGCCAGTGACAAGGCCAACGTGGTGTGGCAGTACCCGCAGGCCGCCGAGGTGTTCACCGCGCTGGCCGAGGACCGGGAGATCGACAAGGAGCGCGTGGAGGCGGACGCGAAGGACCCGCTCCACGCCTCCGCCGTCCGCGTGCGGGTCCTCAACGGCACCGGGGTGTCCGGGCGGGCCGCCGCCGTCGCCGAGAAGCTGCGCGAGGCGGGCTTCACCGTCGTCGGCACGGGCAACGCGCCGAAGAGCGGCAGCAGTACGGTGACACACCCGCCCGGCCTGGAACGGCAGGCGGACGTTCTCGCGTCCAGAGCGAGCGGCGTACGGGCCGAACAGGACGCAGAGGCCGCCTCGGGCATGGTGACCTTCGTGGTCGGAACCGACCTCGATCCCGCACGCATCCGCTGA
- a CDS encoding sporulation protein: MVFKRLLGSLGVGAPTVDTVLDPAPVLPGGMLAGEVRLRGGQADFDVEHITLELVARVEAEHEDGESEGVVVFDRFTVGGGFRLGAEEERGVPFRVTLPWETPITELYGQHLGIVLGVRTELAVAGARDKGDLDQLTVTALPVQEAVLEAFGQVGFGFRSADLEYGRIAGTGQQLPFYQEIELVPAPQYAHRLNEVELTFLAGPGGIDVVLEADKRGGLLTSGHDAVTRFTVGHHDVRDWAAEVDGWIRQLVEHHSTYGAPAAYGHGAPYTDHGHHDDHHRSGPGVGTAVAAGAAGLAVGVVGGMVAAEVVDEVGDFFEGDDEEEDEG; this comes from the coding sequence ATGGTGTTCAAGCGACTTCTCGGCTCGCTCGGCGTGGGCGCCCCCACGGTCGACACGGTGCTCGATCCGGCTCCCGTCCTGCCCGGCGGCATGCTCGCCGGCGAGGTTCGCCTGCGGGGCGGGCAGGCCGACTTCGACGTCGAGCACATCACCCTCGAACTCGTGGCCCGGGTCGAGGCGGAGCACGAGGACGGGGAGAGCGAGGGCGTCGTCGTCTTCGACCGGTTCACCGTCGGCGGCGGCTTCCGACTCGGGGCGGAGGAAGAGCGCGGGGTACCCTTCCGCGTCACGCTGCCGTGGGAGACGCCGATCACCGAGCTGTACGGACAGCACCTGGGCATCGTGCTCGGCGTGCGCACCGAACTGGCGGTCGCCGGCGCCAGGGACAAGGGCGACCTGGACCAGCTCACCGTCACGGCCCTGCCCGTCCAGGAGGCCGTCCTGGAAGCCTTCGGACAGGTCGGTTTCGGCTTCAGGTCGGCCGACCTGGAGTACGGGCGCATCGCAGGGACGGGCCAGCAGCTGCCGTTCTACCAGGAGATCGAACTCGTCCCCGCTCCTCAGTACGCCCACCGGCTCAACGAGGTCGAGCTGACCTTCCTGGCCGGACCCGGCGGGATCGACGTGGTCCTGGAGGCGGACAAGCGCGGCGGGCTCCTCACCTCCGGCCACGACGCCGTCACCCGCTTCACCGTCGGCCACCACGACGTCCGCGACTGGGCGGCCGAGGTGGACGGCTGGATCCGGCAGCTCGTCGAGCACCACTCGACGTACGGGGCCCCGGCCGCGTACGGACACGGCGCCCCGTACACCGATCACGGACACCACGACGACCACCATCGCTCGGGCCCCGGTGTGGGCACGGCCGTGGCGGCCGGAGCGGCCGGCCTCGCGGTCGGCGTGGTCGGCGGCATGGTCGCCGCGGAAGTCGTGGACGAGGTCGGCGACTTCTTCGAAGGCGACGACGAGGAGGAGGACGAGGGCTGA
- a CDS encoding hemolysin family protein, with the protein MSAVEAWLGVLAVFVLTAGTGYFVAQEFAYVSADRLALAREAEKGDKKAARALKVLERLSFMLSGAQLGITVTGLVVGFIAEPSVSALLRPVLSGIGVPDGAVTGISVVLAFVLATVVQMVLGELAPKNLAIAVPERLAKALSGSTLGYLKVVGPVVRIFDGAANKLLRGVGIEPVEELHHGATLEELGHLIGEAHEQGELPRGTAELLDHALEFSERTLREVMVPRADAVFVRKDATAAEAITLIAGHGHSNYPVLGDHPDDVAGVLGVRELMRLPAGQTTATAVGTAARRPLLLPDTLPLPDAVRRMREQDDEFAVVLDEHGGVAGVVTYEDIAEELVGDIADESDTVTEVAVADGGGWLVDAGRRLDEVAEATGVELPEEDDYETVAGLIVDRLGRFPAIGDRLTVELRGGGSAVIDVRTLDRHVPERIRIERPAEKAEEQA; encoded by the coding sequence ATGAGTGCCGTCGAAGCCTGGCTGGGGGTGCTGGCCGTGTTCGTCCTCACCGCCGGTACCGGCTACTTCGTCGCCCAGGAGTTCGCCTACGTCTCGGCCGACCGGCTGGCCCTCGCCCGTGAGGCGGAGAAGGGGGACAAGAAGGCCGCCCGCGCCCTGAAGGTGCTGGAGCGGCTGTCGTTCATGCTCTCGGGCGCCCAACTCGGCATCACGGTGACCGGTCTGGTGGTCGGCTTCATCGCCGAGCCGTCCGTCTCCGCGCTGCTGCGGCCCGTGCTGTCCGGCATCGGCGTCCCCGACGGCGCCGTCACCGGCATCTCCGTCGTCCTCGCCTTCGTCCTCGCCACGGTCGTGCAGATGGTGCTGGGCGAGCTGGCCCCGAAGAACCTCGCCATCGCCGTCCCGGAACGGCTGGCCAAGGCGCTGTCCGGTTCCACGCTGGGCTACCTGAAGGTGGTCGGCCCGGTCGTCCGGATCTTCGACGGGGCGGCCAACAAGCTGCTGCGCGGGGTCGGCATCGAACCGGTCGAGGAACTGCACCACGGCGCCACCCTGGAGGAGCTGGGCCACCTGATCGGCGAGGCCCACGAACAGGGAGAGCTGCCCCGCGGCACGGCCGAACTGCTCGACCACGCCCTGGAGTTCTCCGAGCGGACCCTGCGCGAGGTGATGGTGCCGCGCGCGGACGCGGTCTTCGTCCGCAAGGACGCCACGGCCGCCGAGGCCATCACCCTCATCGCCGGGCACGGCCACTCCAACTACCCCGTACTCGGCGACCATCCGGACGACGTGGCGGGCGTACTGGGGGTGCGGGAGCTGATGAGGCTGCCCGCCGGGCAGACCACCGCCACCGCGGTCGGGACGGCGGCCCGGCGTCCCCTGCTGCTGCCGGACACCCTGCCGCTGCCGGACGCCGTACGGCGGATGCGCGAGCAGGACGACGAGTTCGCCGTCGTCCTGGACGAGCACGGAGGCGTGGCCGGTGTCGTGACCTACGAGGACATCGCCGAGGAACTGGTGGGAGACATCGCCGACGAGTCGGACACCGTCACCGAGGTGGCCGTCGCGGACGGCGGGGGATGGCTGGTGGACGCCGGGCGCCGCCTGGACGAGGTGGCCGAGGCCACCGGCGTCGAGCTGCCCGAGGAGGACGACTACGAAACCGTGGCCGGGCTCATCGTCGACCGGCTCGGCCGCTTCCCGGCGATCGGGGACCGGCTCACCGTGGAGCTGCGCGGAGGTGGCAGCGCCGTGATCGACGTACGCACCCTCGACCGGCACGTGCCCGAACGGATCCGGATCGAGCGGCCGGCCGAGAAGGCGGAGGAGCAGGCATGA
- a CDS encoding hemolysin family protein gives MSFPTALFVTVLLLVGSGFFVAAEFALVAAKRHRMEKAVADGRRGARAALAGMRELSLMLAGAQLGITVCTLGLGSVSKPAISHELDPLLHRLGLPAALSYGVAFAVAMIVVVFLHMVLGEMAPKSWAIAHPERSAMLLAPPFRAVATAVRPLIRVLNRLSNALVRLCRVTPRDELASVHNREQLTHLVEESERLGLISETDSDLLTRSLTEPETPVRDLVVPAADIVAVHADADAEHILSVAAAHDRTRLLVRREDAILGSVHARDVLVARARGRTTGARALARPVPELAEDATVAEAIEVLRRRRASLAVVRDGAGRLTGIVSLDDLLARYLQPQSA, from the coding sequence ATGAGTTTCCCGACGGCACTCTTCGTCACCGTCCTCCTGCTCGTCGGCAGTGGGTTCTTCGTCGCGGCCGAGTTCGCGCTGGTCGCCGCCAAACGGCACCGCATGGAGAAGGCCGTGGCCGACGGGCGGCGCGGCGCCAGGGCCGCGCTGGCCGGAATGCGGGAGCTCTCGCTGATGCTGGCCGGCGCCCAGCTCGGCATCACCGTGTGCACCCTGGGACTGGGCTCCGTGTCCAAGCCCGCGATCTCCCACGAACTGGACCCGCTGCTGCACAGGCTGGGCCTGCCCGCCGCGCTCAGCTACGGCGTGGCCTTCGCCGTGGCGATGATCGTCGTGGTGTTCCTGCACATGGTCCTCGGCGAGATGGCGCCCAAGTCCTGGGCCATCGCCCACCCCGAGCGCTCCGCGATGCTGCTGGCCCCGCCCTTCCGCGCCGTCGCGACCGCCGTACGGCCGCTGATCCGGGTCCTCAACAGGCTCAGCAACGCCCTGGTCCGCCTCTGCCGGGTCACCCCGCGCGACGAACTGGCCTCCGTCCACAACCGGGAGCAGCTCACCCACCTCGTGGAGGAGTCCGAACGGCTCGGCCTGATCAGCGAGACCGACTCCGACCTGCTGACCCGGTCACTGACCGAGCCCGAGACGCCCGTGCGCGACCTGGTGGTACCGGCCGCCGACATCGTCGCGGTCCACGCCGACGCCGACGCCGAGCACATCCTGAGCGTGGCCGCCGCGCACGACCGCACCCGGCTGCTGGTCCGCCGGGAGGACGCGATCCTCGGCTCGGTGCACGCCCGCGACGTCCTGGTGGCGCGAGCGCGAGGGCGGACGACCGGCGCCCGCGCGCTGGCACGCCCCGTGCCGGAACTGGCGGAGGACGCCACGGTCGCCGAGGCCATCGAGGTCCTGCGCCGGCGCCGGGCGTCGCTCGCCGTGGTCCGCGACGGCGCGGGGCGGCTCACCGGCATCGTGAGCCTGGACGACCTGCTGGCCCGCTACCTCCAGCCACAGTCCGCATAA
- a CDS encoding helix-turn-helix domain-containing protein — translation MAETGADVSPALVDALLRAHARGARLVSICSGAFALAATGLLEGRRATTHWRYARALAERHPGIEVDPDVLYVDNGDVLTSAGSAAGIDLCLYLVRADHGAGVANAVARRFVVPPHREGGQAQFIEAAVGGIDPEGDGDGVMRSMDWALRHLRTPLSVPALAGAACMSQRSYARHFTRRNGVSPMRWVIAQRVAASLPLLESGEGTVDEVAAAVGFDSTATYRHHFARRMRTTPTAYRKTFTRAPAPPRADGEH, via the coding sequence GTGGCCGAGACCGGGGCGGACGTCTCGCCCGCCCTGGTGGACGCGCTGCTGCGGGCCCATGCGCGGGGGGCCCGCCTGGTGTCGATCTGCTCGGGGGCGTTCGCACTGGCCGCGACCGGCCTGCTGGAGGGCCGACGCGCCACCACGCACTGGCGTTACGCCCGCGCGCTCGCCGAACGGCATCCCGGGATCGAGGTCGACCCCGACGTGCTGTACGTCGACAACGGCGACGTCCTCACCAGCGCGGGCAGCGCGGCCGGTATCGACCTGTGCCTCTACCTGGTCCGGGCCGATCACGGTGCCGGCGTGGCCAACGCGGTGGCGCGTCGCTTCGTCGTTCCCCCGCACCGCGAGGGCGGGCAGGCCCAGTTCATCGAGGCGGCGGTGGGAGGCATCGATCCCGAGGGCGACGGCGACGGCGTCATGCGGAGCATGGACTGGGCGCTGCGCCATCTGCGCACACCGTTGTCGGTGCCCGCCCTGGCCGGGGCCGCGTGTATGTCGCAGCGCTCGTACGCGAGGCACTTCACCCGCCGCAACGGCGTGAGCCCCATGCGCTGGGTCATCGCCCAGCGGGTGGCTGCCAGCCTGCCGCTGCTCGAGTCCGGGGAGGGCACCGTGGACGAGGTCGCCGCCGCGGTCGGCTTCGACAGCACCGCGACGTACCGGCACCACTTCGCACGCCGGATGCGGACGACGCCGACGGCCTACCGCAAGACGTTCACCCGCGCCCCCGCGCCTCCCCGCGCGGACGGGGAGCACTGA
- a CDS encoding rhodanese-like domain-containing protein, translating to MSVTASAENTGAVLGVPAAAPAEAAAHYAARLAFEADVSDVHADLESGEPGIVVVDTRGSAAWDQGHIPGAVHIPTARIADLAPRLIDPALTVVTYCWGPGCNGATRAALAFARLGYQVKEMLGGFEYWVREGFAHDSATGVQQRPVDDLTAPRAGVSCAC from the coding sequence ATGTCTGTCACCGCTTCCGCCGAGAACACCGGTGCCGTCCTCGGCGTGCCCGCTGCCGCGCCCGCCGAGGCCGCCGCCCACTATGCCGCCCGGCTCGCCTTCGAGGCGGACGTCTCCGACGTCCACGCCGATCTGGAATCCGGCGAACCGGGGATCGTGGTGGTCGACACCCGTGGCAGCGCCGCCTGGGACCAGGGGCACATCCCGGGCGCCGTGCACATCCCGACCGCGCGGATCGCCGACCTGGCCCCGCGGCTCATCGACCCGGCCCTGACCGTGGTCACCTACTGCTGGGGTCCCGGCTGCAACGGCGCGACCCGCGCGGCGCTGGCCTTCGCCCGCCTCGGCTACCAGGTCAAGGAGATGCTCGGCGGCTTCGAGTACTGGGTACGCGAGGGCTTCGCCCACGACTCCGCCACCGGCGTCCAGCAGCGCCCTGTGGACGACCTGACCGCCCCGCGCGCGGGCGTCTCCTGCGCGTGCTGA
- the manD gene encoding D-mannonate dehydratase ManD — MKIVDAKVVVTSPGRNFVTLKLTTDDGLTGLGDATLNGRELAVVSYLTDHVVPLLTGRDPHRIEDTWQYLYRGAYWRRGPVTMAAIAAVDVALWDIKAKAAGLPLYQLLGGASRERVRAYGHANGRDIPELLDSVRARLAEGYQAVRVQSGIPGLKAVYGVHSTDDGGAPVLHQQARPLVEDWDTDAYLRHTPTVFEAVRAEFGAELPLLHDAHHRLTPVQAARLGRDLEPYRPFWLEDCTPAENQEALRLVRRGTTTPLAVGEVFNTVHDYQTLISEQLIDYVRSAVTHFGGVTPLRKLLDFAAQFQIRSAVHGPEDISPVGMAAALHLDLAVHNFGIQEYSGHTPLTDEVFRHAYTFTDGHLHPGEAPGIGVELDEDLAAAHPYEAAYLPVNRLQDGTVHDW, encoded by the coding sequence ATGAAGATCGTCGACGCGAAGGTCGTCGTCACCAGCCCGGGCCGCAACTTCGTCACGCTGAAGCTGACGACCGACGACGGCCTCACCGGCCTCGGCGACGCCACCCTCAACGGCCGGGAACTCGCCGTCGTCAGCTATCTGACCGACCACGTCGTTCCTCTGCTCACCGGCCGCGACCCGCACCGGATCGAGGACACCTGGCAGTACCTGTACCGGGGGGCCTACTGGCGGCGCGGCCCCGTCACCATGGCCGCGATCGCCGCCGTGGACGTGGCGCTGTGGGACATCAAGGCGAAGGCCGCGGGCCTGCCGCTCTACCAGCTCCTCGGCGGCGCCAGCCGTGAGCGCGTCCGCGCCTACGGGCACGCGAACGGCCGCGACATCCCCGAACTCCTCGACTCCGTACGCGCCAGGCTCGCCGAGGGCTACCAGGCGGTGCGCGTCCAGTCGGGCATCCCCGGTCTGAAGGCCGTGTACGGCGTGCACAGCACCGACGACGGCGGTGCGCCCGTCCTGCACCAGCAGGCCCGGCCCCTCGTGGAGGACTGGGACACCGACGCCTACCTGCGCCACACGCCCACCGTCTTCGAGGCGGTCCGTGCGGAGTTCGGCGCCGAGCTGCCGCTGCTCCACGACGCGCACCACCGGCTCACCCCCGTCCAGGCGGCGCGGCTCGGCAGGGACCTGGAACCGTACCGCCCGTTCTGGCTGGAGGACTGCACGCCGGCCGAGAACCAGGAGGCCCTGCGCCTGGTGCGCCGCGGCACCACGACGCCGCTCGCGGTCGGCGAGGTCTTCAACACGGTGCACGACTACCAGACGCTGATCAGCGAGCAGCTGATCGACTACGTCCGTTCCGCGGTCACCCACTTCGGCGGTGTCACGCCGCTGCGCAAACTCCTCGACTTCGCCGCGCAGTTCCAGATCCGGAGCGCGGTGCACGGCCCCGAGGACATCTCCCCGGTGGGCATGGCGGCGGCACTCCACCTGGACCTCGCCGTGCACAACTTCGGGATCCAGGAGTACTCGGGCCACACCCCCCTCACCGACGAGGTCTTCCGGCACGCCTACACGTTCACCGACGGCCACCTCCACCCCGGCGAGGCCCCCGGCATCGGCGTGGAACTGGACGAGGACCTCGCGGCCGCCCACCCCTACGAAGCGGCCTACCTGCCGGTCAACCGACTGCAGGACGGAACCGTGCACGACTGGTGA
- a CDS encoding carbohydrate ABC transporter permease, whose protein sequence is MSATVTPAARPPLTPAARGRGRGRWTWLRGTAIALVTLVFALPLVWMFAAAFKTNVQVTDPSVGLWFRPTLDNFRSIVEAGQIVRSLGNSLLVGVVSTVLSAVIAVPAAWAVGRFGMHRTGSLILVARIVPAISLLVPWYYLFAQMGLVGSYTVLVLSHMFVSVPLIMWVMISFFAGLPVELEEAARTDGLSAFGAFWRVSLPLAAPGTATASLLAFVFSWNNFMFALVFADDRTQTVPVTLFNFISYASTDWGGLMAAATLITVPVVIAAVIGQKYLVAGLTAGATKG, encoded by the coding sequence ATGAGCGCCACCGTCACCCCTGCGGCCCGGCCGCCGCTCACGCCCGCCGCCCGGGGGCGCGGGCGCGGGAGGTGGACCTGGCTTCGCGGCACGGCCATCGCCCTGGTCACCCTCGTCTTCGCGCTGCCGCTGGTGTGGATGTTCGCCGCCGCGTTCAAGACCAACGTGCAGGTGACCGACCCGAGCGTGGGGCTCTGGTTCAGGCCCACCCTCGACAACTTCCGCAGCATCGTCGAGGCCGGGCAGATCGTGCGCTCCCTGGGCAACTCCCTGCTGGTCGGGGTGGTGTCCACGGTGCTGTCCGCCGTCATCGCCGTCCCCGCCGCGTGGGCCGTGGGCCGGTTCGGTATGCACCGCACCGGCTCACTGATCCTCGTCGCCCGCATCGTGCCCGCGATCTCCCTGCTCGTGCCCTGGTACTACCTGTTCGCGCAGATGGGACTCGTCGGCTCCTACACGGTCCTCGTGCTCAGCCACATGTTCGTCTCCGTGCCGCTGATCATGTGGGTGATGATCAGTTTCTTCGCGGGTCTCCCGGTCGAACTCGAAGAGGCCGCCCGCACCGACGGCCTGAGCGCGTTCGGCGCCTTCTGGCGCGTCTCGCTGCCCCTGGCCGCGCCCGGCACCGCGACCGCCTCGCTCCTCGCGTTCGTCTTCAGCTGGAACAACTTCATGTTCGCGCTGGTCTTCGCCGACGACCGCACCCAGACGGTGCCCGTGACCCTCTTCAACTTCATCTCGTACGCGAGCACGGACTGGGGCGGTCTCATGGCCGCCGCCACCCTCATCACCGTCCCCGTCGTCATCGCCGCCGTCATCGGCCAGAAGTACCTGGTGGCGGGCCTCACCGCAGGCGCCACCAAGGGCTGA
- a CDS encoding carbohydrate ABC transporter permease, with product MATTEVSPAQVGAQGRPDARRGRPPRTFEQANRRLKWAMLAPALLFVGLMIVFPLAFTLDLSLTDAFGAVNADKRHIGLRNFLDALGDTRRFWPAARRTLVFTVGAVVLETVLGLALAMLMRKPFRCMRLVRTVLIIPLLATPVAIGVLWLLILDPTNGIANHLLAGVGLPRQEFLGSVSQSLPVLMLIDVWQWTPMMTLLLLAGLTTLPEEPEEAALVDGANAWQRFRHVILPMLGPTLATALVLRAVDALKTFDILYATKGAGGGSDFEVETLNVYAYGLTFDYQEYGLAAAVLVLFTLFIIGVVVLLRRRGGRKNG from the coding sequence ATGGCCACCACCGAGGTCTCCCCCGCACAGGTCGGCGCCCAGGGACGCCCGGACGCCCGCCGCGGCCGACCGCCGCGCACCTTCGAACAGGCCAACCGGCGCCTCAAATGGGCGATGCTCGCCCCGGCGCTGCTCTTCGTCGGCCTGATGATCGTCTTCCCGCTGGCCTTCACCCTCGACCTCAGTCTGACCGACGCGTTCGGGGCGGTGAACGCGGACAAGCGCCACATCGGTCTGCGGAACTTCCTCGACGCGCTGGGCGACACCCGCCGGTTCTGGCCCGCCGCACGCCGCACCCTGGTCTTCACCGTCGGCGCCGTGGTCCTGGAGACGGTGCTGGGGCTCGCGCTCGCGATGCTCATGCGCAAGCCGTTCCGCTGCATGCGTCTGGTGCGCACCGTCCTGATCATCCCGCTGCTCGCCACCCCCGTCGCGATCGGCGTCCTGTGGCTGCTGATCCTCGATCCCACCAACGGCATCGCCAACCATCTGCTCGCCGGCGTCGGGCTGCCCCGCCAGGAGTTCCTCGGCTCGGTGAGCCAGTCGCTGCCGGTGCTGATGCTCATCGACGTGTGGCAGTGGACCCCGATGATGACGCTGCTCCTGCTCGCGGGGCTGACCACCCTCCCCGAGGAGCCCGAGGAAGCCGCGCTCGTCGACGGCGCCAACGCCTGGCAGCGCTTCCGCCACGTGATCCTGCCGATGCTCGGCCCCACCCTCGCCACGGCTCTGGTCCTGCGCGCCGTCGACGCGCTCAAGACCTTCGACATCCTGTACGCCACCAAGGGCGCGGGCGGGGGCTCCGACTTCGAGGTGGAGACGCTCAACGTCTACGCCTACGGGCTCACCTTCGACTACCAGGAGTACGGCCTGGCCGCCGCCGTCCTGGTGCTGTTCACGTTGTTCATCATCGGTGTCGTGGTCCTGCTGCGCCGCCGCGGCGGAAGGAAGAACGGATGA